Proteins from a genomic interval of Marmoricola sp. OAE513:
- a CDS encoding alpha-ketoglutarate-dependent dioxygenase AlkB: MTLAFQPSLFGETEPALADLAGLTRTHLSHGAWVDVLPGWLAGADEVFERLVEAIPWRAESREMYDRVVDVPRLVHTYGIGDPLPDPVLTEARDALSARYADELGEPFVTAGCCYYRDGQDSVAWHGDNIGRGRSHDTMVAIVSLGSPRKLLLRPRGGPTELSHALGHGDLIVMGGSCQRTWEHAVPKTSRPVGPRVSVQFRPRNVF; the protein is encoded by the coding sequence ATGACCCTCGCGTTCCAACCCAGCCTGTTCGGGGAGACGGAGCCCGCGCTCGCCGACCTGGCCGGACTGACGCGCACCCACCTCAGCCACGGTGCCTGGGTGGACGTGCTCCCCGGCTGGCTCGCCGGCGCCGACGAGGTCTTCGAGCGTCTGGTCGAGGCGATCCCGTGGCGCGCCGAGAGCCGCGAGATGTACGACCGAGTTGTCGACGTCCCCCGCCTGGTGCACACCTACGGCATCGGGGACCCGCTGCCCGACCCCGTGCTCACCGAGGCCAGGGACGCCCTCAGCGCCCGGTACGCCGACGAGCTCGGGGAACCGTTCGTGACCGCCGGTTGCTGCTACTACCGCGACGGCCAGGACTCGGTCGCCTGGCACGGCGACAACATCGGTCGCGGCCGCAGTCACGACACCATGGTCGCGATCGTCTCGCTGGGCAGCCCGCGCAAGCTGCTGCTGCGCCCGCGCGGGGGTCCGACCGAGCTCAGCCACGCCCTGGGGCACGGCGACCTGATCGTGATGGGCGGCTCCTGCCAGCGGACCTGGGAGCACGCGGTGCCGAAGACCTCGCGACCGGTCGGTCCGCGGGTGAGCGTTCAGTTCCGGCCGCGCAACGTCTTCTGA
- a CDS encoding MFS transporter, translated as MTSPTTSRPTIASFWHDLPREGKLLLSVVAFEFIGTGLVLPFWVVYLHEMRGYSLDVVGILLAVMSAAGVVAAAPTGTLIDRAGARVAMILVLVSAIVGQTLVAFADDLVTTTVAVSIIGAGFGMGWPTSQALVATVVPSPIRARYFGINFSLLNLGIGIGGIIGGFVADVDRLITFQWMYLGDAMSYLPSLFLILFPLRHIGKPAASPGSGSGNDGAKVSYLQVLKAPAMGTLTVLTFVSAFVGYSQLNAGMPAYSRAISDVSTRGLGFAFAANTLVIVLLQLLVLQRIDGKRRTRVIVAMSALWATSWGLLGASGIAPGTVSATLFVAACASVFALGETLLQPTMPAIVNDLAPDHLRGRYNALTAGSFQCASILGPVVAGFLIDQRLHLEYLGLLVLGCGLTAWLAVARLEPQLDDVANGTVPATEPVVTDTSV; from the coding sequence ATGACCTCGCCCACCACCTCCCGCCCCACGATCGCATCGTTCTGGCACGACCTGCCGCGCGAGGGGAAGCTGCTGCTCTCGGTCGTGGCGTTCGAGTTCATCGGCACCGGCCTGGTACTTCCGTTCTGGGTGGTCTACCTGCACGAGATGCGCGGCTACTCCCTCGACGTGGTCGGCATCCTGCTCGCCGTGATGTCCGCTGCCGGGGTCGTCGCCGCTGCACCGACCGGAACCCTCATCGACCGGGCCGGCGCGCGGGTCGCGATGATCCTGGTGCTGGTCTCCGCGATCGTCGGGCAGACGCTGGTCGCGTTCGCCGACGACCTGGTGACGACCACCGTCGCGGTCTCGATCATCGGCGCCGGGTTCGGCATGGGCTGGCCGACCTCGCAGGCCCTGGTGGCCACCGTGGTCCCGTCGCCGATCCGGGCCCGCTACTTCGGCATCAACTTCTCGCTGCTGAACCTCGGCATCGGGATCGGCGGGATCATCGGCGGTTTCGTCGCCGACGTCGACCGGCTGATCACCTTCCAGTGGATGTACCTCGGCGACGCGATGAGCTACCTGCCCAGCCTGTTCCTCATCCTGTTCCCGCTCCGGCACATCGGGAAGCCGGCCGCCTCCCCCGGATCCGGGAGCGGGAACGACGGCGCCAAGGTCAGCTACCTGCAGGTGCTCAAGGCACCGGCGATGGGGACGCTGACCGTGCTCACCTTCGTCTCGGCGTTCGTCGGCTACTCGCAGCTCAACGCGGGGATGCCGGCGTACTCGCGCGCGATCAGCGACGTCTCGACGCGCGGCCTCGGCTTCGCGTTCGCCGCGAACACCCTGGTCATCGTGCTGCTCCAGCTGCTGGTCCTGCAGCGCATCGACGGCAAGCGGCGTACGCGGGTGATCGTCGCGATGTCGGCGCTCTGGGCGACCTCGTGGGGCTTGCTCGGCGCGAGCGGCATCGCCCCGGGCACCGTGTCCGCCACCCTTTTCGTCGCCGCGTGCGCGTCCGTCTTCGCGCTCGGCGAGACCCTGCTGCAACCGACGATGCCGGCGATCGTGAACGACCTCGCACCCGACCACCTGCGCGGGCGCTACAACGCGCTGACGGCCGGTTCGTTCCAGTGCGCCTCGATCCTGGGGCCGGTCGTGGCTGGGTTCCTCATCGACCAGCGGCTGCACCTGGAGTACCTGGGTCTGCTCGTCCTCGGTTGCGGCCTGACGGCGTGGCTCGCAGTCGCCCGGCTGGAACCGCAGCTGGACGACGTCGCCAACGGCACCGTCCCTGCCACCGAGCCGGTGGTCACCGACACGTCCGTCTGA